A genomic stretch from Campylobacter lari subsp. concheus includes:
- a CDS encoding nucleoside hydrolase, giving the protein MRLILDTDIGNGIVGANTDDGLALGLILASKEIKLEMISTLSGNVQALTAYSVAKDLLNKLNLDIPLYLGAHEALYEDSHFWRQRLDKSVEEFKLTHLWNHIKPIKILDNINPNACMKMGELIMQNPGEISICAIGPLTNIAIAMKLFKDFDKNVKEIFIMGGSFDMPYHIKDTNFGFDPEAASIVLNSRAKITLVPYNATMQTMLTHEDLNALENQNPLCDFLVQTLRVWIDYASKTRGTNGTWIHDALTIAYMLDPNLANFDEYLVDVICDSTFARGSTIRCFKDAKMPMKNHELKNTIKVLKDIDNARLLNLLKSKLLNGICYENYKSITT; this is encoded by the coding sequence ATACGCCTTATTTTAGATACTGATATAGGCAATGGTATAGTAGGGGCTAATACTGATGATGGTTTAGCCCTTGGGCTTATTTTAGCCTCCAAAGAAATCAAACTTGAAATGATTAGCACTTTAAGTGGTAATGTACAAGCTTTAACCGCTTATAGCGTTGCTAAAGATTTATTAAATAAGCTTAATCTAGATATACCTTTGTATTTAGGTGCTCATGAAGCTTTATATGAAGATAGTCATTTTTGGAGACAAAGACTAGATAAAAGCGTAGAAGAGTTTAAACTTACTCATCTTTGGAATCATATAAAACCTATAAAAATCTTAGACAATATAAACCCAAATGCTTGTATGAAAATGGGTGAGCTTATTATGCAAAATCCAGGTGAAATTTCAATTTGTGCTATAGGACCTTTAACAAATATAGCCATAGCTATGAAGCTTTTTAAAGACTTTGATAAAAATGTAAAAGAAATTTTTATCATGGGTGGAAGTTTTGATATGCCTTATCATATCAAAGATACAAATTTTGGCTTTGATCCTGAAGCTGCTAGTATAGTTTTAAACTCAAGAGCTAAAATCACACTTGTTCCTTATAATGCAACAATGCAAACTATGCTCACACATGAAGATTTAAATGCTTTAGAAAATCAAAATCCTCTTTGTGATTTTTTAGTACAGACTTTAAGAGTTTGGATTGATTATGCAAGCAAAACAAGAGGCACAAATGGCACATGGATACATGATGCATTAACTATTGCTTATATGCTTGATCCCAATTTAGCAAATTTTGATGAGTATTTAGTAGATGTCATTTGTGATAGTACTTTTGCTAGAGGAAGCACGATAAGGTGTTTTAAAGATGCAAAAATGCCTATGAAAAATCATGAATTAAAAAACACCATAAAAGTTTTAAAAGATATTGATAATGCTAGACTTTTAAATCTTTTAAAATCAAAACTTTTAAATGGAATTTGCTATGAAAATTACAAAAGCATAACGACTTAA
- a CDS encoding YqaA family protein: protein MFDFLYNDISYIGLFIVCFLSSTLLPMASEAFVLAFVKLDFNTYMVLFVASLGNTLGSLSTYALAYFGESQILEKYFKGSLLKLEKINANFKKFGSLYAFFTFLPIVGDLFALGLGFARYSFLKASIFIALGKLSRYAFVIFIANSI from the coding sequence ATGTTTGATTTTTTATATAATGACATAAGCTATATAGGACTTTTTATAGTATGTTTTCTCTCTAGCACGCTTTTGCCTATGGCAAGTGAGGCTTTTGTGCTTGCTTTTGTAAAATTAGATTTTAATACTTATATGGTTTTATTTGTAGCAAGTTTGGGAAATACTTTGGGTAGTTTAAGTACTTATGCGTTAGCTTATTTTGGAGAGAGTCAAATTTTAGAAAAATATTTTAAAGGCTCTTTGCTTAAATTAGAAAAAATCAATGCAAACTTTAAAAAATTTGGTTCCTTATATGCTTTTTTTACTTTTTTACCCATAGTGGGAGATCTTTTTGCATTAGGGCTTGGATTTGCTAGGTATTCTTTTTTAAAAGCAAGTATTTTTATAGCCTTGGGTAAATTAAGTCGTTATGCTTTTGTAATTTTCATAGCAAATTCCATTTAA
- the motA gene encoding flagellar motor stator protein MotA — protein MDLSTILGMVLAVVSISVGDILEGGNPLHVLHLSSFLIVVPTAAFCAMTATHKKFVKAAYKELKLAFKGAGVNLSQRIAELVEYSIIARRDGLLALESKTNEIDNEFLKETMMMMVDGKSVEEIKESMEIQIEEMEEYYKETAEYWIRFGETCPTMGLVGAVMGLMLALQLLDDPQAMAAGIAGAFTATVTGIFGAYALFGPWGHKIKANAHELIKERIVISHAIVSIAEGANPRDLEAKLFNYLGQGEPRISQFDK, from the coding sequence ATGGATCTTTCAACCATACTTGGGATGGTATTAGCTGTTGTTAGTATTTCTGTGGGGGATATTTTAGAGGGTGGTAATCCTTTGCATGTTTTGCATTTAAGTTCATTTTTGATTGTGGTTCCAACCGCGGCTTTTTGTGCGATGACAGCAACTCATAAAAAATTTGTTAAAGCAGCTTATAAAGAATTAAAACTTGCCTTTAAAGGTGCAGGGGTAAATTTAAGTCAAAGGATAGCTGAACTTGTAGAATACTCTATCATAGCAAGAAGAGACGGACTTTTGGCTTTAGAGTCAAAAACTAATGAAATTGATAATGAGTTTTTAAAAGAAACCATGATGATGATGGTTGATGGTAAGAGTGTAGAAGAGATTAAAGAAAGCATGGAAATCCAAATAGAGGAAATGGAAGAATATTACAAAGAAACGGCAGAATATTGGATCCGTTTTGGTGAAACTTGCCCTACTATGGGACTTGTTGGTGCGGTTATGGGGCTTATGCTTGCTTTGCAACTTTTAGATGATCCTCAAGCTATGGCAGCAGGTATTGCAGGGGCATTTACTGCAACGGTAACTGGGATTTTTGGTGCTTATGCTTTATTTGGACCTTGGGGTCATAAAATCAAAGCTAATGCTCATGAGCTCATTAAAGAAAGGATAGTTATTTCGCATGCTATAGTAAGTATTGCAGAGGGAGCTAACCCTAGAGATTTAGAGGCTAAATTGTTTAATTACCTTGGACAAGGTGAGCCTAGAATTTCTCAATTTGACAAGTAA
- the trpB gene encoding tryptophan synthase subunit beta, with amino-acid sequence MKKYYGKFGGQFVPNEVKTALDEVEKAFLKLKKDKDFNTELKELLVNYVGRPTPLYHAKNLSKLYNHEIYLKREDLTHTGAHKINNAIAQALMAKKMNKKKIIAETGAGQHGLATATAAALLGLECEIFMGSIDVKRQALNVYKMELLGAKVHAVESGSKTLSDAVDEALNFWVKNTKEVFYVVGSAVGPYPYPQIVTHFQSIIGKECKMQLRKLNKKADYIIAAAGGGSNAAGIFHAFLKDEKVKLIGIEAAGLGKDTPYHAATLTKGEEGIIHGMKTKVLQDDKGNIAHTFSISAGLDYPGIGPLHAYLQESKRASYHAISDDECINALKLLCKEEGIIPAIESSHALAYLEKLCPTLKKKSVIIVNLSGRGDKDMQSIYEYKKGEIYG; translated from the coding sequence ATGAAAAAATATTATGGAAAATTTGGTGGGCAATTTGTGCCAAATGAAGTAAAAACAGCATTAGATGAAGTAGAAAAAGCTTTTTTAAAACTCAAAAAAGATAAAGATTTTAACACAGAATTAAAAGAACTCTTAGTTAATTATGTAGGAAGACCTACACCTTTATACCATGCTAAAAATTTAAGCAAGCTTTATAATCACGAAATTTATTTAAAAAGAGAAGACTTAACTCATACAGGAGCTCATAAGATCAACAATGCTATAGCTCAAGCCTTAATGGCAAAGAAAATGAATAAGAAAAAAATTATTGCAGAAACCGGAGCAGGACAACACGGGCTTGCAACAGCTACTGCAGCAGCACTTTTAGGGCTTGAGTGTGAGATATTTATGGGATCTATTGATGTAAAAAGACAAGCCTTAAATGTCTATAAAATGGAGCTTTTAGGAGCAAAAGTTCATGCGGTAGAAAGTGGAAGTAAAACTTTAAGTGATGCGGTAGATGAGGCTTTAAATTTTTGGGTTAAAAATACCAAAGAAGTATTTTATGTAGTAGGAAGTGCAGTGGGGCCTTATCCTTATCCACAAATTGTTACGCATTTTCAAAGTATTATAGGTAAAGAATGCAAAATGCAACTTAGAAAATTAAATAAAAAAGCAGATTACATCATAGCAGCAGCTGGAGGCGGTAGCAATGCTGCTGGAATTTTTCATGCATTTTTAAAAGATGAAAAAGTTAAGCTCATAGGTATTGAGGCAGCAGGTTTAGGAAAAGACACACCTTATCATGCAGCCACACTTACTAAAGGCGAAGAAGGCATTATCCATGGTATGAAAACTAAGGTTTTACAAGATGATAAAGGCAACATTGCTCATACTTTTAGCATCTCTGCTGGGCTTGATTACCCTGGCATAGGGCCTTTGCACGCATATTTGCAAGAAAGTAAAAGAGCAAGTTATCATGCTATTAGCGATGATGAGTGTATTAATGCTTTAAAATTATTATGCAAAGAAGAAGGTATTATACCCGCTATTGAAAGCTCGCATGCATTAGCTTATTTAGAAAAACTTTGTCCAACTTTAAAGAAAAAAAGTGTGATAATTGTAAATCTTTCAGGAAGAGGCGATAAAGATATGCAAAGTATTTATGAGTATAAAAAAGGTGAAATTTATGGTTGA
- the motB gene encoding flagellar motor protein MotB — MGKKHKCPECPAGEKWAVPYADFLSLLLALFIALWAISESNPAKTEALKTEFVKIFEFTASNPLEKESEVHNKYSAPSNANVEELEKLKKLSITQQENIEKLKAALDQRENNIVLNLPARVEFTRGSTQIDSADVQDFLKRISEVLKRMPKQAQIELRGYTDASDKDPKRNFDLASKRAQVVADYLIARGINPAQLIVVSFGENYPLSTKKEDEINNRVEFYIRVDSSDNQTRKSVLDQIRAFK; from the coding sequence ATGGGTAAAAAACATAAATGTCCAGAGTGTCCAGCAGGTGAAAAGTGGGCTGTGCCATATGCAGACTTTTTAAGTTTGCTTTTGGCTCTTTTTATTGCTCTTTGGGCGATTTCTGAAAGTAACCCCGCTAAAACCGAAGCTTTAAAAACTGAATTTGTTAAAATTTTTGAATTTACCGCTTCAAATCCTTTGGAAAAAGAAAGTGAAGTACATAATAAATACAGTGCACCATCTAATGCAAATGTTGAAGAGCTTGAAAAGCTTAAAAAATTAAGTATCACTCAACAAGAAAATATAGAAAAATTAAAAGCAGCATTAGATCAAAGAGAAAACAATATAGTTTTAAATTTGCCTGCAAGAGTTGAATTTACTAGAGGTAGTACACAAATTGATTCAGCTGATGTGCAAGATTTTCTAAAACGTATTAGTGAAGTTTTAAAAAGAATGCCAAAACAAGCTCAAATAGAACTTAGAGGTTATACTGATGCAAGTGATAAAGATCCTAAAAGAAATTTTGATTTAGCAAGTAAAAGAGCTCAAGTTGTGGCTGATTATTTGATTGCTAGAGGGATTAATCCAGCTCAGCTTATAGTGGTTAGTTTTGGTGAAAACTATCCTTTGAGTACAAAAAAAGAAGATGAAATAAACAATAGAGTTGAATTTTATATCCGCGTAGATTCTTCAGATAATCAAACTAGAAAGTCTGTATTAGATCAAATTAGAGCTTTTAAATAA
- the polA gene encoding DNA polymerase I — MKTLTIIDTFGFFFRLFYALKGLKNSKGEPSNMISGFANFIYSLKNEHPSDMIIFALDSKGKTFRSEIDPNYKINRTPPPPDLLAQIPICIQMIEKMGFSSFSCEGYEADDIIASLVKECENKDIFIRIITQDKDLYQLIKDDKVSIYSPISKNDYNEAGCLEKYGVKPSQIRDFLALCGDSSDNIPGVKGIGAKGAKNLLDEFESIEGIYENLTLVRNERSRNLLLEGKENAFLSKKLASLYEDLDVKDMLLNCEYPKDEPLLKIMDILEHYELNALLKKLRTNPTNKDKNLGFNARLILDEKELFEILEKIDNQSIVAFDTETTGLDTKEAKIVGFSFCFHESEAFYVPLAHDYLGVCKQISMQVAKRGIEKIYQSMVIGHNLKYDFEIIKNNFNLLPPKNYADTMILAWLKEPSLRVNMDDLAKRLFDYETLHFEDLVKKGESFAGVDVEKACKYAAEDAYITLRFYLYFLKNLEKPLFELAQKSEFEFIKVLIMMENNGIKLDTQKLENLMQSFNQDIKILSEKIYDLAGEKFNINSPKQVGDVLFEKLKLPSGKKSKTGYSTDEKVLNAILDEHPIVKEILAYRELAKLVSTYCEPLLKLAKKDENSRIYSSFLQTGTATGRLSSKDPNLQNIPAHGQYAKDYKSCFVAKEGFSFISLDYSQIELRMLAHFSEDEKLLEAFLNDEDIHAKTAIMIFNRSDYETRSIAKSINFGLIYGMGYKTLSQNLKIEAKLAKEYIEKYFENFTSIKTYFEKVKNEAKQNGFIKTLLGRKRYFDFENAKPMHVAMYERESINSTLQGSAADIIKLAMIEIAKDLDENKRLILQIHDELIFEVKDELCEEFAKNASDIMENIVKLKVKLKTSSSIAKNWGALK, encoded by the coding sequence ATGAAAACTTTAACTATAATTGATACTTTTGGTTTTTTCTTTAGACTTTTTTATGCTTTAAAGGGTTTGAAAAATTCAAAAGGCGAACCTAGTAATATGATTAGCGGTTTTGCTAATTTTATTTATAGTTTGAAAAATGAACATCCTAGTGATATGATTATTTTTGCTCTTGATAGTAAAGGAAAAACTTTTAGAAGTGAAATTGATCCAAATTATAAAATCAATCGTACTCCACCTCCACCTGATTTATTAGCTCAAATTCCAATTTGCATTCAAATGATAGAAAAAATGGGTTTTTCAAGTTTTTCTTGCGAAGGATATGAGGCTGATGATATCATCGCATCTTTGGTTAAAGAGTGTGAGAATAAGGATATTTTTATAAGAATTATTACTCAAGATAAAGATTTGTATCAACTTATAAAAGATGATAAAGTTAGTATTTATAGTCCTATTTCAAAAAATGATTATAATGAAGCAGGGTGTTTGGAAAAATATGGGGTAAAACCTAGTCAAATAAGAGATTTTTTAGCTCTATGTGGAGATAGTTCAGATAATATCCCAGGGGTAAAAGGAATTGGTGCTAAGGGAGCTAAGAATTTACTTGATGAGTTTGAAAGCATTGAGGGAATTTATGAAAACTTAACACTAGTGCGTAATGAAAGAAGTCGTAATTTATTGCTTGAGGGCAAAGAAAATGCCTTTTTGAGTAAAAAACTTGCTTCTTTGTATGAGGATTTAGATGTAAAAGATATGCTTTTAAATTGTGAGTATCCAAAAGATGAGCCTTTGCTTAAGATTATGGATATTTTGGAGCATTATGAATTAAATGCTTTGTTAAAAAAACTACGTACTAATCCTACTAATAAAGATAAAAATTTAGGATTTAATGCAAGATTAATCTTAGATGAGAAAGAATTATTTGAAATTTTAGAAAAAATTGATAATCAAAGCATTGTTGCTTTTGACACTGAAACTACGGGCTTAGATACTAAAGAAGCAAAGATAGTAGGGTTTAGTTTTTGTTTTCATGAAAGTGAAGCCTTTTATGTACCACTTGCGCATGATTATTTAGGTGTTTGTAAGCAAATTTCTATGCAAGTGGCTAAAAGGGGTATAGAAAAAATCTATCAAAGCATGGTTATAGGTCATAATCTTAAATATGATTTTGAGATTATAAAAAATAATTTTAATTTACTTCCCCCAAAAAATTATGCTGATACTATGATACTTGCATGGCTTAAAGAACCAAGTTTACGTGTAAATATGGATGATTTAGCAAAAAGATTATTTGATTATGAGACTTTACATTTTGAAGATTTAGTAAAAAAAGGAGAAAGCTTTGCAGGAGTGGATGTAGAAAAAGCTTGTAAATATGCAGCTGAGGATGCTTATATCACTTTAAGATTTTATTTGTATTTTTTAAAAAATTTAGAAAAGCCTTTATTTGAGCTTGCACAAAAAAGTGAGTTTGAATTTATCAAAGTGCTTATTATGATGGAAAATAATGGCATTAAACTTGATACTCAAAAGCTTGAAAACTTAATGCAAAGTTTTAATCAAGATATAAAAATACTTAGCGAAAAAATATATGATTTAGCGGGTGAAAAATTTAATATTAACTCTCCTAAACAAGTAGGGGATGTTTTATTTGAAAAATTAAAGCTACCAAGTGGTAAAAAAAGCAAAACAGGTTATTCTACTGATGAAAAAGTTTTAAATGCTATTTTAGATGAACATCCGATCGTGAAAGAAATTTTAGCTTATAGAGAGCTTGCAAAATTAGTTTCTACTTATTGTGAACCTTTGTTAAAATTAGCTAAAAAAGATGAAAACTCAAGAATTTATTCAAGCTTTTTGCAAACAGGAACAGCTACTGGACGCCTTTCATCAAAAGATCCAAATTTGCAAAATATCCCTGCGCATGGTCAATATGCCAAAGATTATAAATCCTGCTTTGTAGCAAAAGAGGGATTTAGTTTTATCTCACTTGATTATTCGCAAATTGAGCTTAGAATGCTTGCTCATTTTAGTGAAGATGAGAAATTACTAGAAGCATTTTTAAATGATGAGGATATTCATGCAAAAACTGCTATTATGATTTTTAATCGCAGCGATTATGAGACAAGAAGTATTGCTAAAAGCATAAATTTTGGTCTTATTTATGGTATGGGTTATAAGACTTTGAGTCAAAATTTAAAAATAGAAGCAAAATTAGCTAAAGAATATATTGAAAAATATTTTGAGAATTTTACTAGTATTAAAACTTATTTTGAAAAGGTAAAAAACGAAGCTAAGCAAAATGGTTTTATAAAGACTTTACTAGGCCGTAAGCGTTATTTTGACTTTGAAAATGCAAAGCCTATGCATGTGGCAATGTATGAAAGAGAGAGCATTAACTCTACACTTCAAGGTTCTGCTGCCGATATAATAAAACTTGCAATGATAGAAATTGCAAAAGATTTAGATGAGAATAAACGTTTGATTTTACAAATTCATGATGAGCTTATTTTTGAAGTAAAAGATGAACTTTGTGAGGAATTTGCAAAAAATGCTAGTGATATTATGGAAAATATTGTAAAATTAAAAGTTAAATTAAAAACTTCATCAAGTATTGCCAAAAATTGGGGCGCATTAAAATAA
- a CDS encoding MFS transporter → MLQTKSIADENFQTPQGKKAFKKAVFSCWLGTAMEYADFALYGLAAATVFSEVFFPEQTPVIALLLSFVTYGIGFIARPIGALFFGYLGDKYGRKNVLMSTIALMGISTTLIGFIPSYAVIGIWAPICLVILRFMQGFGAGAELSGGTVMLGEYAPSKHRGLISSIIALGSNSGTLLAAFVWLLVTSMDDASFKEWGWRIPFIGSIFIALFAVYMRLNVKETPVFEKQKELMLKIRHENEVHMKKDERTFWQKSRAFWTMVGIRIGENGPSYLAQGFIVGYVTKILLLDKSVATTAVVIASLVGFLVIPLAGYLSDKFGRRITYRTFCLLLILYAFPAFMLLDSKNEIIVILTIIVGMSLASLGIFGVQAAWGVELFGAKNRYTKMALAKEFGSILSGGTAPMIASALLAYYGTWWPIALYFVVTAGIGFITTFFAPETRGRDLNLIEDAI, encoded by the coding sequence ATCTTGCAAACAAAATCAATCGCGGATGAGAATTTTCAAACTCCACAAGGAAAAAAGGCCTTTAAAAAGGCTGTGTTTTCATGTTGGCTAGGAACTGCTATGGAATATGCAGATTTTGCACTTTATGGCTTAGCTGCAGCTACTGTTTTTTCAGAAGTTTTCTTTCCTGAGCAAACTCCTGTTATAGCATTATTGCTTAGTTTTGTTACTTATGGTATAGGTTTTATTGCTAGACCTATTGGAGCTTTATTTTTTGGATATTTAGGAGATAAATACGGAAGAAAAAATGTATTGATGAGCACCATTGCATTAATGGGTATTTCAACTACTTTAATTGGTTTTATACCAAGTTATGCAGTAATTGGAATTTGGGCTCCTATTTGTTTGGTTATTTTGCGTTTTATGCAAGGCTTTGGCGCAGGTGCTGAGCTTTCAGGTGGAACTGTCATGCTTGGAGAATACGCCCCTAGTAAACATAGAGGTTTAATCTCTTCTATCATTGCTCTTGGATCAAACAGCGGAACCTTACTTGCAGCTTTTGTATGGCTTTTAGTTACAAGTATGGATGATGCTAGTTTTAAAGAATGGGGATGGAGAATTCCTTTTATAGGAAGTATATTCATAGCACTTTTTGCTGTTTATATGCGTTTAAATGTAAAAGAAACTCCTGTTTTTGAAAAACAAAAAGAATTAATGCTAAAAATTCGTCATGAAAATGAAGTACATATGAAAAAAGATGAGAGAACTTTTTGGCAAAAAAGTCGTGCATTTTGGACTATGGTGGGCATAAGGATAGGAGAAAATGGACCATCTTATCTTGCACAAGGCTTTATAGTAGGCTATGTAACTAAAATTTTACTTCTTGATAAATCAGTAGCCACAACTGCTGTTGTTATCGCTTCTTTAGTGGGATTTTTAGTTATACCTTTAGCAGGATATTTAAGTGATAAATTTGGAAGACGCATTACTTATAGAACTTTTTGCTTACTTTTAATACTTTATGCCTTCCCTGCTTTTATGCTACTTGATAGTAAAAATGAAATTATCGTGATTTTAACTATCATCGTAGGTATGTCTTTGGCATCTTTAGGAATTTTTGGTGTGCAAGCTGCGTGGGGCGTAGAGCTTTTTGGGGCAAAAAATCGCTATACTAAAATGGCACTAGCAAAAGAATTTGGCTCTATACTTTCAGGAGGAACTGCTCCTATGATAGCTTCAGCTTTGCTTGCTTATTATGGCACTTGGTGGCCAATAGCATTGTATTTTGTTGTCACTGCAGGAATTGGTTTTATCACAACCTTCTTTGCACCAGAAACTAGAGGCAGGGATTTAAATTTAATAGAAGATGCGATATGA
- a CDS encoding beta-ketoacyl-ACP synthase III yields the protein MKSTKASLKSIASYIPTKTLSNFDLEKMVQTSNEWILRRTGIEQRHIANDDENTSDLGTKAAIKAIQRANLSPQDIDTIIVATLSPDYFTMPSTACKIAHNLGLKNITAFDISAACSGFIYLLELAKSMVESGTKKNVLIIGAEKISSIMDYTDRSICVLFGDGAGAGVVSLDDNFPIIDTHTASDGEFGDLLMTQRAQKSSICSPLSMQMKGNEVFKIAVNTLSNDVIEILAKNDIKSKEIDLFIPHQANLRIIKAVQEKLNFKDEQCVVTVQKYGNTSAASIPMAMNDAYEQGRLKQGSLILLDAFGGGFTWGSALLRFGGENNK from the coding sequence ATGAAATCAACTAAAGCTTCCTTAAAAAGTATAGCTTCTTATATCCCTACAAAAACTCTAAGTAATTTTGACTTAGAAAAAATGGTTCAAACTAGCAATGAATGGATATTAAGAAGAACTGGTATAGAACAAAGACATATAGCAAATGATGATGAAAATACAAGTGATCTTGGCACTAAAGCGGCTATTAAAGCCATACAAAGAGCTAATTTAAGTCCTCAAGATATAGATACGATCATCGTAGCTACTTTAAGCCCTGATTATTTTACCATGCCATCAACTGCATGTAAAATCGCTCATAATTTAGGCTTAAAAAATATCACCGCTTTTGATATTTCTGCCGCATGCTCAGGATTTATTTATCTTTTAGAGCTTGCAAAATCTATGGTTGAAAGTGGCACTAAAAAAAATGTATTAATCATAGGAGCTGAAAAAATTAGTTCCATTATGGATTATACTGATAGAAGCATTTGCGTACTATTTGGTGATGGAGCTGGGGCTGGAGTTGTATCATTGGATGATAATTTTCCTATTATAGATACTCATACCGCAAGTGATGGAGAATTTGGAGATTTATTAATGACTCAAAGAGCTCAAAAAAGCAGCATCTGCTCTCCACTTTCCATGCAAATGAAAGGGAATGAAGTATTTAAAATCGCAGTGAATACCCTAAGTAATGATGTTATTGAAATTCTTGCAAAAAATGATATAAAAAGCAAAGAAATTGATCTTTTTATACCTCATCAAGCTAATTTAAGAATTATCAAAGCTGTGCAAGAAAAATTAAACTTCAAAGATGAACAATGTGTAGTTACTGTTCAAAAATATGGTAATACCTCAGCCGCTTCAATTCCTATGGCAATGAATGATGCTTATGAACAAGGCCGTTTAAAACAAGGTTCGTTAATATTACTTGATGCTTTTGGCGGTGGTTTTACTTGGGGTTCAGCATTGCTTCGTTTTGGTGGAGAAAATAACAAATAA